The Nicotiana tomentosiformis chromosome 9, ASM39032v3, whole genome shotgun sequence genome contains the following window.
TTCTTGATAATTTATCCAGGTACCAGTGTTTATTGCTGAAATAGCTCCAAAGGATCTCCGTGGAGGATTGACAACAATTAATCAAGTAAGAAAACCCAAATTGAAGTACTTGATGAAATTTTAATCAAGTCAAAATTTAAtcagataaataaattaaaaaaatggtAAAAGTAAGATATAATTTTTGTTCACTTTTATAAGTTGTGGGGTTCTGACTTTTGTGATTTGTTGTCTGGGCAGCTTATGATTGTTTGTGGTGCATCAGTTGCATATTTACTAGGAACAGTTATATCATGGAGAAATCTTGCTTTAACAGGTAATTCTTGACTCATttcatataaatattttaaaaatgaaGTTGATTTGAATAGAAGGGAAGCCTTGGAGCAACtataaagttgtctccgtgtgatcTATAAAtcatgggttcgagccgtggaaacagtcatcgatgcttgcattagggtagactcTCTATATCATACCCCTTGGGTGCAGCCCTTTCCCGGATCCTGCATGAATGCGGGGATGACTTGTGCATCGGACTACCCTTTTTTTTTATAGATTTGAATACAGAACAGACGAGGACTAATTAATTGTGTCATTTGTAGGAATTCTACCATGTACTTTCTTGTTAGTAGGTCTATTCTTTATTCCAGAATCTCCAAGATGGCTGGTGAGTTTTCAACATAATAGGAAATATTCAAGTTTCATCATCAAGATTAAGAGGAACAAAGTTTAATAAATATATGGTAATTAAATTGCAGGCAAAAGTAGGtcttgaaaaagaatttgaagtgGCATTGAGAAAACTTCGCGGTAAAGATGCCGATATTTCTCTTGAAGCTGCTGAAATCCAGGCTTATGTTGATACTCTTCAAAGCCTCCCTAAAGCTCGAATCTTGGATTTATTCGGTAGCAAATACATTCGATCTGTGATTGTAAGCCATTTTCCTTAACCTCACCTGTAATTATGCATTTTGAAGAGCTTAGACAAAGCTAATATTATTGCAATTCTTCAACTTTTTATTTCAGATTGGTATTGGATTGATGGTATTCCAACAGTTTATTGGAATAAATGGTATTGGTTTTTATGCTAGCCAGACTTTTGAATCAGCAGGTAATTTTGCCTTTCAGCTTAAACTGTTGCAGTGTTGGTCTCAAATACTTTGAAACAAGGTTACTAATAATGTGAATGAAAAATGCAGGACTCAAAAACAGCAATATTGGGACTATTGCCTATGCCATAGTTCAGGTTTGTCAATCTTGATAACTTGCTAAAACTGAAAAAATCTCAATAGAGTGAAAATTTGGATCACTAACACTCTATTCTTGTTATTTTGACAGGTCCCTATTACTGTagttggggcatttttgatggaTAGATCAGGAAGACGGCCACTTCTTATGGTAAATTTACATTTTACAAAAAGGCACTGAATAAAATCTTTGTCGATATAGATCACTGAAAAGAGTTGTTTACTTGTTTTCAGGTGTCAGCAACTGGGACATTTATTGGTTGTTTTATGACTGGAGCTTCTTTCTATCTAAAGGTAACTTACTGAACTCACAAAATGTCAATCAGTTAATGAAAGTTTTGGCTTCATATTTTGATAATCTATGTTCTTTTTGTTAATTAGGGAAACGGCATCTTACTTGAATGGGTTCCAATTCTAGCTGTATCTGGTGTACTGGTAAATCTTCGACTACCATCTGATATTTTTACTATTTCTTGTACAGCAAAATGTAAAACTCTCATTCTTGTGAGAACCTGAGTCTAAATTCTGATTTTGATTTCTGCTTAACAGGTTTATATATCCGCATTTTCAATTGGAATGGGAGCAGTTCCTTGGGTTATTATGTCAGAGGTAATTTCAATCTGTTTCTTTATCTGTGTTTACCAGTAGAAGAGCCGGTTTCAAGTAGTGTTCAGTCCATTATTTATTAGTCAATATGTGTTGTTAACATGAGTGTGAGCTCGATGTACAATTTGTTGCATCACTTGTATCTGCATATTATGTAATGCTTGAATTCTTGAAATGATTAAACCAGGCTCGAGCACGATATTAAGGTTTTTAACTAGAAATTAGTGGGAGAAAATAAACGCTCCAGTAGTCAGCTTGAATCGTTTTAGCTTTATGCTCTAAGCAATTTAGTTTCAAAATTTAAATAACTTAAAATTTCTTCTCTTATTTTGCAGATATTCCCAATCCATGTAAAGAGTGCTGCTGGAAGCCTGGTAGTGTTAGTGAACTGGTTGGGCGCGTGGGCGGTTTCCTTCACTTTCAGTTTCCTCATGGCCTGGTCTGCTACTGGTAAAGAGAAATTTTCCACAAACTCTGCATATATGTAAACTGTCGAACCCTTAAGGATTTCCTTttaactgaattttttttttgttggaatTTTCAGGTACATTTATGCTATATGCTGGATTCTGTGTGCTCACTATACTATTTGTAGCAAAGGTAGTGCCAGAAACAAAGGGGAAAACATTGGAGGAAATTCAGGCCATCATTAATTCTTGAAGATGGGAAACAAGAAAATGAAAGTAGATGCACATACTCATGACTGGAAATTTTACTATACAGTTTAGCCAACTAGACGTACATCGGATGGCATTCATAAATCGAGAAATGGTTCAAATTTTTTGACGAtggagaatagaagaaggaacaAAATCAACGGAAACTTCCGTCTTGAACCAAACCGGATCCGCCAAGAAGAGGGGAATTCAACAGTATAGATTTTATTCTAGGTTTTGTAGCAAATGAATTGTTTTGATCTGTTGTTGTACTGTAGCCAAACAAAATATGTTGTTCAATGAAAGATGAATTTAAAAGCtgcatttaaaaaaaataaaaccatTTCTTGATCCTGTTTTAGCCTTGATCATTTGTTGGACTACTGACTAATAAGTGTTGGATCTAGTGCTTTAGTCCAATGCCAAAGTCATATAGATACGTGCCACTGTGGTTTAAACTAAAAGAGAATTTATTCGCATTTTATATTTACACCAAATTAATTAATACAAGTGTAAATAAACTTTTATCAATTACTAACTATGATTAA
Protein-coding sequences here:
- the LOC104098553 gene encoding sugar transporter ERD6-like 16, with amino-acid sequence MAIDECKDIENGLENLEQPFLENAKIVDSEDEELISKENGSIGMVLLSTCVAVCGSFEFGSCVGYSAPTQAEIRNDLNLTLAQYSIFGSIITIGAMIGAITSGRIADFIGRKGAMRMSAIFCITGWLAVYFSMGTLTLDVGRFLTGFGIGIFSYVVPVFIAEIAPKDLRGGLTTINQLMIVCGASVAYLLGTVISWRNLALTGILPCTFLLVGLFFIPESPRWLAKVGLEKEFEVALRKLRGKDADISLEAAEIQAYVDTLQSLPKARILDLFGSKYIRSVIIGIGLMVFQQFIGINGIGFYASQTFESAGLKNSNIGTIAYAIVQVPITVVGAFLMDRSGRRPLLMVSATGTFIGCFMTGASFYLKGNGILLEWVPILAVSGVLVYISAFSIGMGAVPWVIMSEIFPIHVKSAAGSLVVLVNWLGAWAVSFTFSFLMAWSATGTFMLYAGFCVLTILFVAKVVPETKGKTLEEIQAIINS